The following DNA comes from Serpentinimonas raichei.
GTTACGGCTTGAGTGCGCTGCTGGTGGCGGGGATGCAAAACGAGCTGTTTCGCATCCCGCTGGTCGTCACGCCGCAGGCTTTTGCCTTGGGCGGCTTGGTGATGCTGCTGGCCTCGGCCCTGGCGGCCTGGTGGGCCTTGCGCCGCCTGCGCCAACTGGACCTGGTGGCCGTGTTAAAAACCCGGGAGTGAAAATGACCCAGCCCCTGCCCGCTGCCCCGTGGCTGCGCTACCTGATCGCCGCCGCCGTGTTGGCGGCCTTGCTGGCGCTGGCGCTGTGGCCAGCGCGCCACTTGGTGGACCACGCCACGGTGCGGCAAGGCACGGTGCGCGAGAGCTTCGAGGCCGAAGGCCGCGCCCGCATGCAACAGCGCTTTGTGCTGAGCGCGCCGGTGGCCGGCGTGGTGGAACGGCTGGAGTGGGAGCCCGGCGAGCACGTGCAGGCCGGACAGGTGCTGGTGCGCTTGCGCCCACTGGCCAGCCCGGCGCTGGATGCGCGCAGCCGCGCCCAGGCGCAGGCCCAAGCCGCGGCGGCGCAAGCCAGCTACGCAGCGGCCCAAGCCGAAGCCGCTGCGGCCGCGCAAACGGCCCAGTTGGCCGCCAGCGCCGCCGATCGCGCCCAAGCGCTGGCGGCGCAAGGCATGGTGTCGGCGGCGGCGCTGCAACAGGCGCAGACGCAGCGCGAAACCAGCGCCCAGCGTGCCCAAAGCGCGCAATGGAGTCAGGGCAGCGCCCGCTACCAGCGCGACGCCGCCCGTGCCGCCTTGCTGGCGCACGACCCGGCGCGCCCGGGTGCGGCCGCGCTGCTGCTGCGCGCCCCCATCGACGGCGTGCTGCTGCGGCGCCACTTGCAAAGCGAGCGCGCGGTGCCGCTGGGCGAGCCGATCCTGGAGTTGGGCAACCCGCAGGCGCTCGAAGTCGAGGCCGATGTGCTGTCGGCCGATGCGGTGCGGCTGCGCCCGGGCATGGCGGTCGAGCTGCTGCGTTGGGGCGGCCCGGCCACGCTCAAGGCCGAGGTGCGCCGCATCGAGCCGGCCGCTTTCACCCAGGTGTCGGCGCTCGGGGTGCAGGAGCAGCGGGTGCGGGTGTGGCTGGCGCTGCGCGACGAGCCCGCCGCCTGGGCTGGCTTGGGTGAGGCCTACCGGGTGCAGGCGCGCTTCGTGCTGCGCTCGGTGCCCGAGGCCCTCTACCTGCCCAGCGCCGCCGTCTTCCGCCACCGCAGCGCGAATGGCGCTGGCGGCGCTGGGGGCACCCGCACCGAACCCGGCTGGGCGGTGTATCGCATCGACGGGCAGCGCGCCCGGCTGCAAGCGGTGCAACTGGGCCTGCAGGGCGAAGGCCGGGTGCAGATACTCGCCGGTCTGCAAGCCGGCGACCAGGTGGTGCTGCACCCACCGCGCCAGCTCAGCGATGGCGCGTGGCTGCGGCTGCGCTGAGCGCAGTCCACGCTCCTTTTAGAGATCCGGGAGTTCATCGCAGGTGTTATGAGGCCTCGCTCTGGCTTCTGCCTCTCCACCTCCATGCGCTCCGGCGGCGCTGTCCAGTTGCATGCCGGCTGCTTGGCCTTCTGAGCGCTGCTCTGACACACCGCGCTTGCTTTCCTGCAAGGCCCCGGCCATAATCTCGGGCAGCGCCGCAGCCGCCAACGGCCCCAGCATCAGTCCAACAGCGCCGAAGATCCATCATGAGCACCACCCTGGAAATCTTGCAAGCTCAAGCCCTCGAGCTGCTCCCGGCGGATCGCTCCCTCCTGCTTGAGCGACTCATTGCAAGCTTGGATTCAGACCCTGAGATCGAACAAGCGTGGGAACGCGAAGTCGATCATAGGGAGGCCGAATTGGAATCAGGGCGCGTGATCGAAGTCCCAGGGCACGAAGCCATTTCCCGCCTTCGAGCAAGACTGGATCGGTGACGTATTCGCTTCATCCTGGTGCCGAAGATGACATCGCCGACGCCTTGGATTTCTACACGGAGCAAGCCGGCGTACTCGTAGCGTATCGGTTTCTGCGTGAGTTCGAGCGGGTCGTCCAGTTGTTAGCTCAACACCCAAGCATTGGCACACCCGGCACAAAGGGTCGCCGCGTGTTTCCAATGCGGATCTTTCCCTATTCGCTCGTGTACAGAAGTCACGAAACCAGCATTCGAGTCCTTGTCGTCAGACATCAGCGCAAGAAACCTCGCTACGGCGAGACACGTGCATAGGTGACACGTATGCGGCCTATTCAGCCCCGGTAGCGGTTGGTGTTGGGGTAGCGCCAGTCTTTGCCGAAGCTGCGCGGCGTCACGCGGGTGCCCAGCGGGCCTTGGCGGCGCTTGTATTCGCTCAGGCGCAGCAGCCGCAGCACCTGCTCCACGGCGGCCTGCGGGTAGCCGGCGGCGATGATCTCTGCCGCGCTCTGCTCTTGCTCCACGTAGCGCTCGACAATGGCATCGAGCAGCTCGTAGGGTGGCAGGCTGTCCTGGTCGGTCTGGTTCGGGCGCAGCTCGGCGCTCGGCGGCCGGGTGATGATGCGCTCGGGGATTGGGTTCGCGCCACCCCCGCAGGGGTCGTGGGCGTTGCGCCAGCGCGCCAGCTCGAAAACCCGGGTTTTGGGCACATCCTTGAGCACGGCAAAGCCGCCCGCCATGTCGCCATAGAGGGTGCAATAGCCGGTGGCGAGCTCGCTCTTGTTGCCGGTGGTGAGCACGATGGCGCCAAACTTGTTGGACAGCGCCATCAGCAGCACGCCACGGATGCGCGCTTGCAGGTTTTCTTCGGTGAGGTCGGGCGCACGGCCCTCGAACAGGGGCTCGAGCGTGTGCAGCAGCGCCTCGAACACGGGCTGGATCGACACCTCCTCGTGGCGCACGCCCAAGCGCGCAGCCATCTCGCGCGCGTCGATGAGCGAAATCTCGGCGCTGTAGGGCGAGGGCAGCATGAGCGTGCGCACGCGCGCCGGCCCCAAGGCATCGACCGCCAGCGCCAGCACCAGCGCCGAATCGATGCCGCCCGACAGACCCAGCAGCGCCCCCGGAAAACCGTTTTTCTCCACATAGTCGCGCAAGCCCAGCACCAGCGCCTGCCACAGCTCGGCCAGCGGCTCGGGCACCGGGGCTATAGGGCCGCTGAGCTGCCACGGGCTGCGCGGCAAAGCAATGGCCTCGAGGCGCAACAACTCGGGCACAAAACTGGCGGCGCGCGCGGCCAAGCGGCCGTCGGCATCAAGGGCGAAGCTGCGCCCCTCGAACACCACCTCGTCTTGCGCCCCCACCAGGTGCGCATAGACCAGCGGCAAGCCGGTCTCGGCCACGCGCTGGCGCATCACCTGCTCGCGCTGCGCGCCCTTGCCCCAGTGGTAGGGCGAGGCGTTGAGCACCAGCAGCAGCTCGGCCCCGGCGGCCTTGGATTGGGCGGCAGGCTCGGGGTACCAGGCGTCTTCACAAATCAAGAGCCCAATGCGCAGCCGCTGTCCGTGCCCGGCGGGCAGATCGAACACGCCCACGCCTTGGCCCGGCACAAAGGTGCGCTGCTCGTCGAACACCTGGTAGTTCGGCAGTTCGCGCTTGGCGTAGCGCAGCCGCACCTGCCCGTCGGCCAGCACCGAGGCGGCATTGAGGCAGCGCGTGCGGCCGTGGCCCCCGGCGGGCTCGTCGGCGGGGTGGGATGGCGCCAGCGCCGCCGGGTGCCCCAGCACCAGGTGCAGCCCCGGCCACTCGGCGCTCAGGCGCGCCAGTTCTTGCAGCGCCGCCTCGCAGTCGGCCACGAAGGCCGGCCGCAGCAGCAGGTCTTCGGCCGGGTAGCCGCACAGCGCCAGCTCGGGCGTGAGCAGCAGCCGTGCGCCTTGGGCGTGGGCCGCGCGCGCTGCCGCCGCGATCTGCTGCACGTTACCGGCTAGGTCGCCGACGACGGGGTTGAGCTGCGCCACGCAGATGGGCAGCGTGGCAGCGGCCGGGTCAGTGCTCAGGTCGGCAGACAATTCTGGTGCCACAGCAGCGCGTTCGTGTTCGCCTGCGCCTCAACCCTGCTGTTGCTCTTTCTCGTAGGCCGCGATGCCGTCGCGGATTTCTTGGTGCGCCGCCTCCAGCCCTTCCCAGCCCTGTACCTTGACCCACTTGCCGGGGTCGAGGTCTTTGTAGTGCTCGAAAAAGTGCTCGATCGCCTTCAGGCTGATCGGGTTCAGGTCCGACAGGCTCTGCCACTGCGAGTACAGCGGCAGGATTTTTTCGGTCGGCACCGCCAGCACCTTGCCATCCACGCCGCCTTCGTCCTCCATTTTCAGGATGCCCAGCGCGCGGCACGGCACCACCACCCCGGGCGGCAGCGGCACCGGCGTGATCACCAGCACGTCCACCGGGTCGCCATCGCCCGAAATGGTCTTGGGCACGTAGCCGTAGTTGGTCGGGTAGTGCATCGCCGTGTTCATGAAGCGATCGACGAAGATGCAGCCCGAGGCCTTGTCCACCTCGTACTTGATCGGGTCGCCGTTCATCGAGATTTCGATGATGACATTGAAGATGGCGGGCGCTTTGTTGCCAGGGGTGACGTGGTCGAGTGACATGGGTGAAACGGCCTGTGATGAAGAAAGGAATGGGGAAAGCAAACAAAACGGCCGCGCGACACACGGCCAGCCGACAGCGCCTGCTGCCACGCAACATTGGAGCCGATTTTACCGTCGCCAAACTGACTCGCTGCCACTTGGTATAAGCTAGCGACTTATGTCCGAGCGCATCATCCCCTTGGTCAACGCCTACCACCCCGGCCTGTTGGTGCCGGCGTGGTCAGTGGGCGCGCCCGCTGTGGCACCCAGCGGCGAGCTGCTCGATGCGCTTGGGCGGCCGCTGCGCGATTTGCGCATCAGCGTCACCGACCGCTGCAACTTTCGCTGCAGCTACTGCATGCCGCGCGAGGTATTTGACAACCAGCACCGTTTTTTGCCGCATGCCGATTTGCTCAGCTTCGAGGAAATCACGCGGCTGGCGCGGATTTTTGTGGCGCACGGGGTGCGCAAGCTGCGCCTGACCGGCGGCGAGCCGCTGCTGCGCAAAAACATCGAATCCCTGATCGAGCAACTGGCGCAACTGCGCACGCCCGACGGCCAGCCGCTCGACCTCACCCTCACCACCAACGCCAGCCTGCTGCAGCGCAAGGCGCGCAGCCTCAAAGCCGCCGGGCTGAAACGCATCACCATCAGCCTCGACGCGCTCGACGACGCGGTGTTCAAGCGCATGAACGACGCCGATTTCCCGGTCGCCGACGTGCTGGCCGGCATCGACGCCGCCGAGGCCGCCGGGCTGGGGCCGATCAAGATCAACACCGTGGTCAAGCGCGGCAGCAACGAGCACCAGATCGTGCCGCTGGTGCGCCACTTTCGCGGCCGCCCCGTGGCGCTGCGCTTCATCGAGTACATGGACGTGGGCTGCAGCAACGGCTGGCGCATGGACGAGGTGCTGCCCAGCGCGGCGGCGCGCCAGTTGATCGAAGCCGAATTGCCGCTGCTGCCCCTGCCCGCCAGCGCCACCGGCGAAACCGCCGAGCGCTGGGGCCATGCCGGGCCCGATGGGCGCCACGACCCGGCGCTGGGCGAGGTGGGCTTCATCAGCAGCGTCACCCAAGCCTTCTGCCGCGACTGCAACCGCGCCCGCCTCTCGACCGAGGGCAAGGTGTATTTGTGCCTGTTCGCCACCCAGGGCTACGATTTGCGCGCCCTGCTGCGCGGCGGGGTCAGCGAGGCCGATCTGGCCGCGGCAATCGCCGCCATCTGGCAGCCCCGGAGCGAGCGCTACTCGGAGCTGCGCGCCAGCTTGGCGGCGCAGGCCCGATCGGCCGATGCCAAGTCCGGCCAGCGCATCGAGATGAGCTATATCGGCGGCTAAACCGCCACAGAGCCTCCCACAGAGCCACCCACAGGCCCGCCACTACCGCGCGGCACGCCGGGCTGCGGTGCATCGGTCGGGCTGGGGTTCTGCGCCGCCTGCCACGGGTTGACGACGCTCAGGCCGGCGGCCTCAAACGGGCTGGTGTCGCGTGTGGCCACCATGAAGCCGTGAGCGGCGGCCGTGCCAGCAATGTATCCATCGGTCATACCTATGGCCTTGCCTGCGGCTCGCGCCCGCGCCATCAAGTCGGCATAGGCCAGCGCGGCGTGCAAGTCAAAAGCCAGCACACGCCCGGCAAAGGCCGCCAGCACCTCTTGCTGCAAGCGATCCAGATAGACCGCGCGCCGTTTGCCGGCCGGCATCGACATCAGGCCAAAACGCAGTTCGGCCACGGTAACGGCGCTCAGGTAGAGGGTTTCGATGGCTTGGGCGTCGAGCCAAGCCTGCACCTGCGCATCGGGTGCGGGCTTCCACAATTCGGAAATCACGTTGGTGTCGATGAGGATCATTCGAAGCTCATGGGTTGGGCCGGGGTCTGGTCGCGCAGTTGGCTGAAATGCTGCGCCTCGGCCGCGCTCAAGGGCCCCGCCTCGCGGGCGATGGAGGCCAACAAAGAACCCAGTTTGATGCGCTCTGTCGGTCGGGCAACCGCCTCCAGAATCGCGCGAATTTCGGCCTCGGTGCTGCGGCCATGCTGGGCCGCGCGTACGCGCAGCGCACGGTGCACCTCGTTGGGCAGGTTGCGAATGGTGACGACGGCCATGACGGCATCTCCTGTTTTTGCAGTCAATGGCAGCACTTTACACTAAATGAATTTATTCGTCTGGGCGATGCGCCAGCGCCGGGTTGCGGCACGCTGGTCCTCTGTCACCTCGGCATCTGACGGCAGCAGCATTGCGCCTTATAGTTGACGGGCCAGCACGCCCCACGGAGACCGCCCCATGGCCCAGATTTTTTACCTGACCCAAATCCAGATCGAGCTCGGTGCCCTGCGCCTGTTGGCCAGCGAGTGCGAGCGCGTCGGCATCGAGCGGCCCTTGATCGTCACCGACGCCGGGGTGCGCGCCGCCGGGCTGCTGCAGCGCGCCGTGGCGGCGCTGGGCCTAGGGGGCGCCGCCCTGCCCCATGCGGTGTTCGACGCCACCCCCAGCAACCCGACCGAGGCCGCCGTGCGCGCCGCCGCGGCGGTCTATAGCCAAGCGCGCTGCGACGGCCTGATCGCGCTCGGCGGCGGCAGCGCCATCGACTGCGCCAAGGGCGTGGCGATTGCCGTGGCGCACCCGGGGCCGCTCAAAACCTACGCCACCATCGAAGGCGGCTCGGCCAAAATCAGCGCCCAGGTGCCGCCCTTGATCGCTGTGCCCACCACCGCCGGCACCGGCAGCGAGGTGGCGCGCGGAGCGATTTTGATCGTCGATGACGGGCGCAAGCTCGGCTTTCACAGTTGGCATTTGCTGCCCAAGGCGGCCATCCTCGACCCCGAGCTCACGCTCGGGCTGCCGCCGCTGCTCACCGCCGCCACCGGCATGGACGCGATCGCGCACTGCATGGAAACCTTCATGGCCAGCGCCTTCAACCCACCGGCCGACGGCATTGCGCTCGACGGACTGGAGCGCGGTTGGGCGCACATCGAACGCGCCACCCGCGATGGGCAAGACCGCCAGGCGCGGTTGCAGATGATGAGCGCCAGCATGCAGGGCGCAATGGCGTTTCAGAAAGGGCTGGGCTGCGTGCACTCGCTCAGCCACAGCCTGGGCGGCGTGCTGCCACGGCTGCACCACGGCACCCTGAACGCGGTGTTTTTGCCCGCCGTGCTGGCCTTCAACGCCAGCGCCGCAGCGGTGC
Coding sequences within:
- a CDS encoding efflux RND transporter periplasmic adaptor subunit, translated to MTQPLPAAPWLRYLIAAAVLAALLALALWPARHLVDHATVRQGTVRESFEAEGRARMQQRFVLSAPVAGVVERLEWEPGEHVQAGQVLVRLRPLASPALDARSRAQAQAQAAAAQASYAAAQAEAAAAAQTAQLAASAADRAQALAAQGMVSAAALQQAQTQRETSAQRAQSAQWSQGSARYQRDAARAALLAHDPARPGAAALLLRAPIDGVLLRRHLQSERAVPLGEPILELGNPQALEVEADVLSADAVRLRPGMAVELLRWGGPATLKAEVRRIEPAAFTQVSALGVQEQRVRVWLALRDEPAAWAGLGEAYRVQARFVLRSVPEALYLPSAAVFRHRSANGAGGAGGTRTEPGWAVYRIDGQRARLQAVQLGLQGEGRVQILAGLQAGDQVVLHPPRQLSDGAWLRLR
- a CDS encoding addiction module protein encodes the protein MSTTLEILQAQALELLPADRSLLLERLIASLDSDPEIEQAWEREVDHREAELESGRVIEVPGHEAISRLRARLDR
- a CDS encoding type II toxin-antitoxin system RelE/ParE family toxin, with the translated sequence MTYSLHPGAEDDIADALDFYTEQAGVLVAYRFLREFERVVQLLAQHPSIGTPGTKGRRVFPMRIFPYSLVYRSHETSIRVLVVRHQRKKPRYGETRA
- a CDS encoding NAD+ synthase; the encoded protein is MSADLSTDPAAATLPICVAQLNPVVGDLAGNVQQIAAAARAAHAQGARLLLTPELALCGYPAEDLLLRPAFVADCEAALQELARLSAEWPGLHLVLGHPAALAPSHPADEPAGGHGRTRCLNAASVLADGQVRLRYAKRELPNYQVFDEQRTFVPGQGVGVFDLPAGHGQRLRIGLLICEDAWYPEPAAQSKAAGAELLLVLNASPYHWGKGAQREQVMRQRVAETGLPLVYAHLVGAQDEVVFEGRSFALDADGRLAARAASFVPELLRLEAIALPRSPWQLSGPIAPVPEPLAELWQALVLGLRDYVEKNGFPGALLGLSGGIDSALVLALAVDALGPARVRTLMLPSPYSAEISLIDAREMAARLGVRHEEVSIQPVFEALLHTLEPLFEGRAPDLTEENLQARIRGVLLMALSNKFGAIVLTTGNKSELATGYCTLYGDMAGGFAVLKDVPKTRVFELARWRNAHDPCGGGANPIPERIITRPPSAELRPNQTDQDSLPPYELLDAIVERYVEQEQSAAEIIAAGYPQAAVEQVLRLLRLSEYKRRQGPLGTRVTPRSFGKDWRYPNTNRYRG
- the ppa gene encoding inorganic diphosphatase, translated to MSLDHVTPGNKAPAIFNVIIEISMNGDPIKYEVDKASGCIFVDRFMNTAMHYPTNYGYVPKTISGDGDPVDVLVITPVPLPPGVVVPCRALGILKMEDEGGVDGKVLAVPTEKILPLYSQWQSLSDLNPISLKAIEHFFEHYKDLDPGKWVKVQGWEGLEAAHQEIRDGIAAYEKEQQQG
- the moaA gene encoding GTP 3',8-cyclase MoaA; translation: MSERIIPLVNAYHPGLLVPAWSVGAPAVAPSGELLDALGRPLRDLRISVTDRCNFRCSYCMPREVFDNQHRFLPHADLLSFEEITRLARIFVAHGVRKLRLTGGEPLLRKNIESLIEQLAQLRTPDGQPLDLTLTTNASLLQRKARSLKAAGLKRITISLDALDDAVFKRMNDADFPVADVLAGIDAAEAAGLGPIKINTVVKRGSNEHQIVPLVRHFRGRPVALRFIEYMDVGCSNGWRMDEVLPSAAARQLIEAELPLLPLPASATGETAERWGHAGPDGRHDPALGEVGFISSVTQAFCRDCNRARLSTEGKVYLCLFATQGYDLRALLRGGVSEADLAAAIAAIWQPRSERYSELRASLAAQARSADAKSGQRIEMSYIGG
- a CDS encoding FitA-like ribbon-helix-helix domain-containing protein, translating into MAVVTIRNLPNEVHRALRVRAAQHGRSTEAEIRAILEAVARPTERIKLGSLLASIAREAGPLSAAEAQHFSQLRDQTPAQPMSFE
- a CDS encoding iron-containing alcohol dehydrogenase is translated as MAQIFYLTQIQIELGALRLLASECERVGIERPLIVTDAGVRAAGLLQRAVAALGLGGAALPHAVFDATPSNPTEAAVRAAAAVYSQARCDGLIALGGGSAIDCAKGVAIAVAHPGPLKTYATIEGGSAKISAQVPPLIAVPTTAGTGSEVARGAILIVDDGRKLGFHSWHLLPKAAILDPELTLGLPPLLTAATGMDAIAHCMETFMASAFNPPADGIALDGLERGWAHIERATRDGQDRQARLQMMSASMQGAMAFQKGLGCVHSLSHSLGGVLPRLHHGTLNAVFLPAVLAFNASAAAVQQERRLERMAQAMGLGTDAQALGPAIRALNQRLGLPSGLVAMGVGRELFERVIEGALADHCHKSNPRLASADDYRALLEASM